From the genome of Streptomyces sp. JH34:
CCGCCACCGCCGAAGCCCTCCGCATGACGCCGTCGGCCGTCTCGCAGCAGCTCACCAACCTCGCCGGGCAGCTCGGGGTGCGACTGCTGGAGGCGCAGGGGCGACGCGTGCGGCTCACCGACGCCGCGCACCTCGTGCTGCACCACGCCGAGGCGGTCTTCGCCCAGCTGGAACGGGCCGACGCCGAACTCACCGGCTATCTGCGGGGCGAGGCGGGCCAGGTGCGCGTCGGCGCCTTCTCGACGGCCGTGCCCGCCCTCGTGGTCCCGGCCGTGCGACTGCTGGGAGCCGAGGAGCGCCCCGGGCCCCAGATCCGCGTACGGGAGGCGGAGGCGGCCCAGGCCTTCGAGCTGCTGTCGGCCGGTGAGGTGGATCTGGCGCTCTCCCTGGCGGCGCACGCCCCGACGGCCCGTGACCCCCGCTTCACCCTGCAGCCGCTCCTCGCCGACCCGCTGGACGTGGCGCTGCCCGCCGGGCACCGCCTCGCCGGGGCGCCGGTCCTGCGGCTGGCGGACCTCTCGCGGGAGCCCTGGATCTTCGGCGGGTCCGGCCCCTGGTCGGAGATCACCACCGCCGCGTGCGAGGCGGCGGGCTTCGTCCCCGAACAGGCCCACAGCGCCAGCGGCTGGACGGCGATCCTCGCCATGGTGCGGGCGTCCATGGGCGTCGCGCTGATCCCCCGGATGGTCTCCGCCTCGGACCGGCCGCACGACGGCGTGGCGATGCGGGTCCTGGAGGCGGACCGGCCGTACCGCCACGTGGTGGTCGCCGTGCGGCAGGGAGCCGAACGCGGCCCGGCGGTCGCCCGCGTACTGGGCGCGCTCCAGCAGGTGGCGGCCACTTCCCACCGGCACACCGTTAAGCACAGCTGAAAGAACCGTACGAAAACTTTCGATGGACCTTGTCGTCGACGGGGCCGCACAGTGGGCCCATGCCCACCGACGAGATCCAGACGGAGCCCTCTTCCAGCGACCCGCACGCCAACGACGCGGCCCCCTACGGCGGTGGTGACCCCTACGCCGACTACCGCGCGGGCGACTTCCCCTTCACCCGGCTGGTCGACCTCGCCGACCGACGCCTCGGCGCCGGAGTGATCGCGGCGAACGACGAGTTCTTCGCCGAGCGCGAGAACCTCCTGATCCGCGAACCCGCCGTCTTCGACCCCGAGCGCTTCGGCCACAAGGGCAAGATCATGGACGGCTGGGAGACCCGCCGCCGCCGGGGCGCGGACGCGGAGCACCCCTTCCCCGCCCCCGAGGACCACGACTGGGCGATCGTCCGGCTGGGCGCGCCCGGGATCATCCGCGGCATCGTCGTCGACACCGCCCACTTCCGCGGCAACTACCCGCAGCGCGTCTCCGTGCAGGCCACGGCCGTGGAAGGCGCCCCCGGACCCGGGGAGCTCCTCGCCGACGACGTGAAGTGGGAGGAGCTCGTCCCGCCCACCCCCGTGCGGGGCCACGCCGCCAACGGCTTCGAGGTCACCGGTGACCGCCGCTGGACGCACCTGCGGATCCGCCAGCACCCGGACGGCGGGATCGCCCGTCTCCGCGTCCACGGCGAGGTCGTGCCCGACCCGGCCTGGCTCGCGGCCCTCGGCACGATCGACCTGATCTCGATCCTCAACGGCGGCACGTACGAGGACGCCTCGGACCGCTTCTACTCCTCCCCGGCCCAGATCATCCTGCCCGGCACCTCCCGCAAGATGGACGACGGCTGGGAGAACCGCCGCCGCCGGGTCCGCGACACGAACGACTGGGTCCGCTTCCGGCTGCCCGCCCAGGGCGCGGTGCGCGCGGTCGAGATCGACACGGCCTGCCTCAAGGGCAACGCGGCCGGCTGGACCGGCCTCCACGGCCGCGACGGCGACACGGGCGAGTGGTTCGAGATCCTGCCCCGCACCCGGCTCCAGCCCGACACCCTCCACCGCTTCGTCCTCGACACCGAGGCCGTGGTCACCCACGTACGCCTGGACGCCTACCCCGACGGCGGGGTGGCCCGGATGCGCCTCCACGGCTCACTGACGGAGGCCGGCGCCGCCGAACTGGCCCGCCGCCACCAGGAGTCCGGCGCCTGACGCCCCGCCCGGCGGACGGCTGCGCACCCGCGCCCGCCCGCCGGGCGGCTTCCAGCGGCCGTCCGCGCCCTCCGCCCCGCACGACCGAGGGGGCGCCCCCCCACGGGAGGCGCCCCCTCGTCGCGCGTACCGGAGGACCGCTACGCGGTGGCCGCCGCTGCGTCGGCCGCCTGGGCCTTCAGCGCACGCTCCACACCCGAGCGGGACTCCGACATCAGCCGCCGGAGCGCGGCGCTCGGCTGCGCCGACTCCAGCCAGGCGTCCGTGGCGTCCAGGGTCTCCTGCGAGACCTGGAGCGACGGGTACAGGCCGACCGCGATCTGCTGGGCCATCTCGTGGCTGCGCGAGTCCCAGACGTCCTTGACCGCCGTGAAGAACCTCTCCGTGTACGGAGCCAGCAGCTCACGCTGGTCCGTCTGCACGAAACCGGTGATGACCGACTCCTGCAGCGAGTTCGGCAGCTTGTCCGACTCGACGACCGACGCCCACGCCTCGGCCTTGGCCTCCTCGGAGGGCTGGGCCGCACGCGCCGACGCCGCGTGACGCTCGCCCGCGGCGGTCCTGTCGCGCTCGTACTCCGCGGCGATCTCCTCCTCGTCCAGGAGACCCGTCGCCGCCAGGCGCTGCACGAACGCCCAGCGCAGCTCCGTGTCGACGGCCAGGCCCTCGATCTCCTGCGTGCCGTCCAGCAGCGACTGCAGGACGTCGAGGTGCAGCGGGCTGCGCGCCGTCGCGGCGAAGGCGCGGGCCCAGGCCAGCTGGTGGTCACCGGCCGGCTCGGCCGCGCGCAGGTGCGCCAGCGTCGCTTCGGTCCACTGGTTCAGGCCCGCCTCGCGCCACTCGGGGGCGGCGTAGAGGTCGAGGGCCAGCTTCACCTGGCGGTGCAGCGACTGCACGACGCCGATGTCCGACTCCTTGCCGATCCCGGAGAGGACCAGCGCCAGGTAGTCACGCGTCGCCAGTTCGCCGTCACGCGTCATGTCCCAGGCCGAGGCCCAGCTCAGCGCGCGCGGCAGGGACTCCGCGAAGTCACCCAGGTGCTCCGTGACGACCCGCAGCGACTCCTCGTCGAGACGGACCTTCGCGTACGACAGGTCGTCGTCGTTGAGCAGGACGACCGCCGGACGCGCCGTGCCGGACGGGAACGGCACGGTGGTGCGCTCGCCGTCCACGTCCAGCTCGATCCGGTCCGTGCGGACCAGCTTGCCCGCCGCGTCGAGGTCGTAGCAGCCGATGGCGATC
Proteins encoded in this window:
- a CDS encoding LysR family transcriptional regulator codes for the protein MTEWDVKKLRILRTLRDRGTVTATAEALRMTPSAVSQQLTNLAGQLGVRLLEAQGRRVRLTDAAHLVLHHAEAVFAQLERADAELTGYLRGEAGQVRVGAFSTAVPALVVPAVRLLGAEERPGPQIRVREAEAAQAFELLSAGEVDLALSLAAHAPTARDPRFTLQPLLADPLDVALPAGHRLAGAPVLRLADLSREPWIFGGSGPWSEITTAACEAAGFVPEQAHSASGWTAILAMVRASMGVALIPRMVSASDRPHDGVAMRVLEADRPYRHVVVAVRQGAERGPAVARVLGALQQVAATSHRHTVKHS
- the alc gene encoding allantoicase, with the protein product MPTDEIQTEPSSSDPHANDAAPYGGGDPYADYRAGDFPFTRLVDLADRRLGAGVIAANDEFFAERENLLIREPAVFDPERFGHKGKIMDGWETRRRRGADAEHPFPAPEDHDWAIVRLGAPGIIRGIVVDTAHFRGNYPQRVSVQATAVEGAPGPGELLADDVKWEELVPPTPVRGHAANGFEVTGDRRWTHLRIRQHPDGGIARLRVHGEVVPDPAWLAALGTIDLISILNGGTYEDASDRFYSSPAQIILPGTSRKMDDGWENRRRRVRDTNDWVRFRLPAQGAVRAVEIDTACLKGNAAGWTGLHGRDGDTGEWFEILPRTRLQPDTLHRFVLDTEAVVTHVRLDAYPDGGVARMRLHGSLTEAGAAELARRHQESGA